Proteins encoded in a region of the Deinococcus hopiensis KR-140 genome:
- a CDS encoding WD40 repeat domain-containing protein, whose product MFLPLLLALALTLLLPLSPPGPLYVQPNAALLGFQDDALLVQRRKGADGNTLLPEVVWLDARSGVVRRSVTLRGDPTGLSYPTLSPGGTVLALDNHSSVSLWLLPSGQPWPFHLPDSPAVHSVAFDGAGRSVALGRAPGYVQLWDLHTGQRLRSFVGHGAPVSAVSLAGGRLLSAGLDGTVRVWDAATGSVLSRAQVPGTGGERAVSDVVLTPDGLTYVVLTTQGPLWLGHVGEEGLMRVDVERGRGLALNAAGNLLAVNGPSERGLALVELPSGRVRDRLGNVPGSGEGVAFAPKGDLLAEQVGNPQGSLSSDVRVIPLP is encoded by the coding sequence ATGTTCCTGCCCCTGCTGCTTGCCCTCGCCCTGACCCTCCTGCTCCCTCTTTCCCCCCCGGGGCCGCTTTACGTCCAGCCCAACGCCGCCCTGCTCGGCTTTCAGGACGACGCCCTGTTGGTCCAGCGGCGGAAAGGGGCCGACGGAAACACCCTGCTGCCGGAGGTGGTCTGGCTGGATGCGCGCAGCGGAGTGGTGCGCCGCTCGGTCACCCTGCGCGGCGACCCCACTGGGTTGAGCTATCCGACCCTCAGTCCCGGTGGTACCGTCCTCGCCCTGGACAACCACTCGTCGGTCTCCCTGTGGCTTCTGCCGAGTGGGCAGCCCTGGCCCTTCCACCTTCCCGACTCGCCCGCCGTTCACTCGGTCGCCTTCGACGGCGCGGGCCGCTCCGTGGCGCTCGGCCGCGCTCCCGGCTACGTCCAGCTCTGGGACCTGCACACTGGGCAGCGCCTGCGCTCCTTCGTGGGCCATGGGGCGCCTGTCAGCGCCGTGAGTCTGGCGGGAGGTCGGCTGCTCAGCGCCGGCCTGGACGGTACGGTGCGGGTGTGGGACGCGGCGACAGGAAGCGTGCTGTCCCGCGCGCAGGTGCCGGGGACCGGTGGTGAGCGGGCCGTGTCCGATGTGGTCCTGACCCCGGACGGTCTGACGTATGTGGTTCTGACGACCCAGGGACCACTGTGGCTGGGACATGTGGGTGAGGAGGGCCTGATGCGGGTGGATGTGGAGCGCGGGCGCGGGCTGGCCTTGAACGCGGCGGGGAATCTGCTCGCGGTGAATGGACCCAGTGAACGTGGGCTTGCCCTGGTGGAGTTGCCAAGCGGACGGGTACGGGACCGACTGGGGAACGTACCGGGGAGCGGTGAGGGCGTCGCTTTTGCCCCTAAGGGTGACCTGCTCGCTGAACAGGTCGGCAATCCCCAGGGGAGCCTGTCGAGTGATGTGCGTGTGATCCCCCTGCCCTGA